A genome region from Nocardia sp. NBC_00565 includes the following:
- a CDS encoding DivIVA domain-containing protein — protein sequence MYRVFEALDELVAIVEEARGIPPTRSCIVPRGDVLELLDDVRDALPGELDDAQDVLDHRDKIVSDARSAAEITVSSANDQAHETIGSARDEADRILADAKAHADRMVAEASAHADHLVNTAQADADRIVADGNAEFEAVTGQARVESERMIEAGKASYDRSVAEGEAERDRLVEQTEVVRAAHAESARLIDGANEEADRMRDECDHYVDSRLAEFEETLNANLRTVRGGRHQLRSGAGAPDYATDYRR from the coding sequence ATGTATCGCGTATTCGAAGCACTCGACGAGCTGGTTGCCATCGTTGAGGAAGCGCGCGGCATCCCGCCGACCCGTAGTTGCATCGTGCCGCGCGGCGATGTGCTCGAACTGCTCGATGATGTGCGCGATGCGTTGCCCGGCGAGCTCGATGATGCCCAGGATGTGCTCGACCATCGCGACAAGATCGTCTCGGATGCGCGTTCGGCCGCCGAGATCACGGTGAGCAGCGCCAACGACCAGGCACACGAGACCATCGGATCGGCCCGTGACGAGGCCGACCGGATCCTCGCCGACGCCAAGGCGCACGCCGATCGGATGGTCGCCGAGGCCAGCGCGCACGCCGATCATCTGGTCAACACCGCCCAGGCCGACGCCGATCGCATCGTCGCCGACGGCAATGCCGAGTTCGAGGCCGTCACCGGCCAGGCACGTGTCGAATCCGAGCGGATGATCGAGGCGGGCAAGGCCTCCTACGACCGCTCGGTCGCCGAGGGCGAGGCCGAGCGCGACCGTTTGGTCGAGCAGACCGAGGTGGTGCGCGCGGCGCACGCCGAATCGGCTCGGCTGATCGACGGGGCGAACGAAGAGGCCGATCGCATGCGCGACGAGTGCGACCACTACGTCGACAGCAGGCTCGCCGAATTCGAGGAGACCCTCAACGCCAACCTGCGGACCGTCCGCGGCGGCCGTCACCAACTGCGTTCCGGTGCGGGAGCTCCGGACTACGCGACCGACTATCGCCGCTGA